One window of Leifsonia sp. AK011 genomic DNA carries:
- a CDS encoding GyrI-like domain-containing protein: MAPSTAVDVKKTLDSYQARRGEFRILEVPRMQYLMLDGHGDPNTSPAFAEAITALYPVAYKLKFASKNELGRDYVVPPLEGLWWSPDMSAFTSARDKSRWNWTLMIMVPEWIDAEMVETARTVAARKADSSAAIENVRFETLEEGLCVQTLHIGSFDDETATLARLHDEFIPNNGLAMTGTHHEIYFSDFRKVEPSKLRTILRQPVTKRA; the protein is encoded by the coding sequence ATGGCACCATCGACCGCTGTCGACGTCAAGAAGACACTCGACAGCTACCAGGCTCGGCGCGGGGAGTTCCGCATCCTCGAGGTACCCCGGATGCAGTACCTCATGCTTGACGGACACGGCGACCCCAACACCTCCCCGGCCTTCGCCGAAGCGATCACGGCGCTGTATCCCGTCGCCTACAAGCTCAAGTTCGCGAGCAAGAACGAACTCGGACGCGACTACGTCGTCCCGCCGCTCGAAGGCCTGTGGTGGTCGCCTGACATGAGCGCGTTCACAAGCGCGCGGGACAAGTCCCGCTGGAACTGGACGCTCATGATCATGGTGCCGGAGTGGATCGACGCGGAGATGGTCGAGACGGCCAGGACCGTCGCCGCGCGCAAGGCCGACTCATCCGCCGCCATCGAGAACGTGCGATTCGAGACCCTCGAGGAAGGGCTGTGCGTTCAGACCCTGCACATCGGCTCGTTCGACGACGAGACCGCGACCCTCGCGCGACTGCACGACGAGTTCATCCCGAACAACGGGCTCGCGATGACGGGAACGCATCACGAGATCTACTTCAGTGACTTCAGGAAGGTCGAGCCGAGCAAGCTGCGCACGATCCTGCGGCAGCCGGTCACGAAGCGGGCCTAG
- a CDS encoding 1-acyl-sn-glycerol-3-phosphate acyltransferase: protein MATAGKKSEKTFVWRVLAAIVVPFLLLVGRYRFRNLDRLPEGAFILTPNHYSNIDPLVTAYTLWRAGRVPRFLAKAGLFRVPVLGAALRATGQIPIERGAVGSSGSDPLMAASRLVDHGLAVIVYPEGTLTRDPDMWPMRGKSGAVRLALEHDIPIIPCAHWGAQQILPRYSKKLSLFPRKNVEIIIGEPVDLSPWKDAPRTSATFAAATNAVMQDVTALLEELRGESAPSERWDPTEHGQTEFGKLES from the coding sequence TTGGCAACGGCCGGGAAGAAGAGCGAGAAGACCTTCGTCTGGCGTGTTCTCGCCGCGATCGTCGTTCCGTTTCTGCTCCTGGTGGGCCGGTATCGGTTCAGGAATCTCGACCGTCTTCCCGAGGGCGCCTTCATCCTGACGCCCAACCACTACTCGAACATCGACCCGCTCGTCACGGCGTACACGTTGTGGCGGGCAGGTCGCGTTCCCCGCTTCCTCGCGAAGGCTGGACTCTTCAGGGTGCCCGTCCTGGGTGCTGCCCTGCGTGCGACCGGGCAGATCCCGATCGAGCGCGGAGCTGTCGGGTCGAGTGGTTCGGACCCACTGATGGCCGCGTCACGGCTCGTGGACCACGGGCTCGCGGTGATCGTCTATCCGGAGGGCACCCTCACGCGCGACCCGGATATGTGGCCCATGCGCGGTAAGTCTGGAGCGGTTCGACTTGCCCTGGAGCATGACATCCCGATCATCCCGTGTGCCCACTGGGGTGCGCAGCAGATCCTGCCGCGCTACTCGAAGAAGTTGAGCCTGTTCCCGCGCAAGAACGTGGAGATCATCATCGGCGAGCCCGTCGATCTGTCCCCGTGGAAGGATGCACCGCGCACGTCTGCGACCTTCGCCGCCGCGACGAATGCCGTGATGCAGGATGTCACGGCCCTCCTTGAGGAGCTGCGTGGCGAGTCGGCGCCTTCCGAGCGCTGGGACCCGACCGAGCACGGCCAGACGGAGTTCGGCAAGCTCGAGAGCTAG
- the leuC gene encoding 3-isopropylmalate dehydratase large subunit, which produces MTETARPRTLAEKVWDDHLVVKGENGSPDLIYIDLHLVHEVTSPQAFDGLRMAGRPVRRPDLTIATEDHNTPTLLIDRPIADPISRTQIETLRANAKEFGIRLHSLGDIEQGIVHVVGPQLGLTMPGITVVCGDSHTSTHGAFGAMAFGIGTSEVEHVMATQTLPLKPFKTMAITVEGELKPGVTAKDIILAVIAKIGTGGGQGYVLEYRGSAIRSLSMEGRMTICNMSIEAGARAGMVAPDETTYAYLKGRPHAPEGQDWDDAVAYWNTLATDDDAVFDAEVFLDADELEPFVTWGTNPGQGISLSGSVPQPADFTDPNDRAAAERALEYMNLVPGTPMKEIPVDAVFMGSCTNSRIEDLRVFASIIKGQKKADGVRVMVVPGSARVRIEAEAEGIDKIVEEFGAEWRFAGCSMCLGMNPDQLAPGERCASTSNRNFEGRQGKGGRTHLVSPVVAAATAIRGTLSSPSDLDAPFIEALEMSPAGGK; this is translated from the coding sequence TTCGACGGTCTTCGGATGGCAGGACGCCCCGTGCGCCGCCCCGACCTGACGATCGCCACCGAGGACCACAACACCCCGACGCTGCTCATCGACCGGCCCATCGCCGACCCGATCAGTCGCACCCAGATCGAGACCCTTCGCGCCAACGCCAAGGAATTCGGCATCCGCCTGCACTCGCTCGGCGACATCGAGCAGGGCATCGTGCACGTCGTCGGCCCCCAGCTCGGCCTCACGATGCCCGGCATCACGGTGGTCTGCGGTGACTCGCACACCTCCACTCACGGTGCCTTCGGGGCCATGGCGTTCGGTATCGGAACGAGCGAGGTCGAGCACGTCATGGCGACGCAGACCCTGCCGCTGAAGCCGTTCAAGACCATGGCGATCACGGTCGAGGGCGAGCTCAAGCCGGGTGTGACAGCCAAGGACATCATCCTCGCGGTCATCGCCAAGATCGGCACCGGTGGTGGGCAGGGCTACGTCCTGGAGTACCGCGGCAGTGCCATCCGTTCGCTCTCCATGGAGGGCCGCATGACGATCTGCAATATGTCGATCGAGGCCGGCGCGCGCGCCGGCATGGTGGCCCCGGATGAGACGACCTACGCCTACCTCAAGGGTCGCCCGCACGCGCCGGAGGGGCAGGACTGGGATGACGCGGTCGCCTACTGGAACACCCTCGCCACCGACGACGACGCGGTGTTCGATGCCGAGGTCTTCCTCGACGCCGACGAGCTCGAGCCGTTCGTCACGTGGGGAACGAACCCCGGCCAGGGCATCTCGCTGAGCGGGTCCGTTCCGCAGCCGGCCGACTTCACCGACCCCAACGACCGTGCGGCCGCCGAGCGTGCACTCGAGTACATGAATCTGGTGCCCGGGACTCCCATGAAGGAGATCCCCGTGGACGCTGTCTTCATGGGCTCCTGCACCAACAGTCGTATCGAGGATCTCCGTGTCTTCGCGTCGATCATCAAGGGCCAGAAGAAGGCCGATGGCGTGCGCGTCATGGTCGTGCCCGGGTCTGCGCGAGTGCGCATCGAGGCCGAGGCAGAGGGTATCGACAAGATCGTGGAGGAGTTCGGTGCCGAGTGGCGCTTCGCCGGCTGTTCCATGTGTCTCGGGATGAACCCGGACCAGCTCGCTCCCGGTGAGCGGTGCGCCTCCACGTCCAACCGCAACTTCGAGGGCCGTCAGGGCAAGGGTGGGCGTACCCACCTCGTCTCGCCCGTCGTTGCGGCAGCGACGGCAATCCGTGGCACACTGTCGAGTCCGAGCGATCTCGACGCCCCGTTCATTGAGGCTCTCGAAATGTCACCAGCGGGAGGCAAATAA
- the leuD gene encoding 3-isopropylmalate dehydratase small subunit produces MDAISTVTGIAVPLQRSNVDTDQIIPAQFLKRVTKTGFDDALFYQWRQDPEFVLNREPFQVANPGTEVRVLIAGPDFGTGSSREHAVWALRDYGFAAVLSHRFGDIFRGNSGKQGLLAAELTEKDIETIWLIVDENPGIEASVDLVAKTVTVGTASFPFQIDDYTRWRLLEGLDDIGLTLRDETHITEFESRRESWRPTTLPAKS; encoded by the coding sequence ATGGATGCGATCTCCACCGTCACCGGTATTGCCGTGCCGCTCCAGCGCTCGAACGTCGACACCGACCAGATCATCCCCGCGCAGTTCCTCAAGCGCGTGACCAAGACCGGTTTCGATGACGCCCTGTTCTACCAGTGGCGCCAGGACCCCGAGTTCGTGCTCAACCGTGAGCCATTCCAGGTCGCGAACCCGGGTACCGAGGTGCGCGTTCTCATTGCCGGCCCCGACTTCGGCACCGGTTCCAGTCGCGAGCACGCGGTCTGGGCCCTGCGCGACTACGGTTTCGCGGCCGTTCTCAGCCACCGCTTCGGTGACATCTTCCGCGGCAACTCGGGCAAGCAGGGCCTGCTCGCGGCGGAGCTCACGGAGAAGGACATCGAGACGATCTGGTTGATCGTCGACGAGAACCCGGGAATAGAAGCATCCGTCGACCTTGTTGCCAAGACGGTGACCGTCGGAACAGCCAGCTTCCCCTTCCAGATCGACGATTACACTAGGTGGCGCCTGCTGGAAGGTCTGGACGACATTGGCCTGACTCTTCGGGATGAAACGCACATCACCGAGTTCGAGAGCCGTCGTGAGAGCTGGCGTCCCACAACCCTCCCGGCCAAAAGCTGA
- the murA gene encoding UDP-N-acetylglucosamine 1-carboxyvinyltransferase gives MNSVTKDARKAAARVGLSSDEIIINGGKPLRGRVDVRGAKNLATKAMVAALLADTPSHLQDVPDISDVGVVTGMLGAYGVTVTKVGEGELLLDPSNVLKAHFAQIDALAGSSRIPILFCGPLLHRLGEALIPDLGGCRIGDRPIDFHMDALRAFGAIVDKSYEGIRLTAPNGLKGANIELPYPSVGATEQVLLTAVLAEGVTELKNAAIEPEIMDLIAILQKMGAIINVEPNRVIFIEGVEKLQGYTHRALFDRNEAASWASAALATGGDIFVAGAKQQELMTFLNIYRKVGGAFDIQEDGIRFWHPGGVLKPVVVETDVHPGFMTDWQQPLIVALTQAEGRSVVHETVYENRFGFTDALIEMGADIVVHKDGLESVTRRVPRRPLEQAAVIVGPTPLHGADVEIPDLRGGFSHLIAALTAEGQSRVTNIGIISRGYEHFIDKLSELGADFVYEG, from the coding sequence ATGAATTCGGTGACGAAGGACGCACGGAAGGCGGCCGCACGAGTGGGCCTCTCCTCGGACGAGATCATCATCAACGGCGGCAAGCCGCTGCGTGGACGTGTCGATGTGCGCGGGGCCAAGAACCTCGCCACCAAGGCCATGGTCGCAGCGCTTCTCGCCGACACCCCGAGCCACCTCCAGGACGTTCCCGACATCAGTGATGTCGGCGTCGTCACCGGGATGCTCGGTGCCTACGGCGTCACGGTCACCAAGGTCGGTGAGGGCGAGCTACTGCTCGACCCCTCCAACGTGCTCAAGGCGCACTTCGCGCAGATCGATGCGCTGGCCGGCTCCAGTCGCATCCCGATCCTCTTCTGCGGGCCGCTCCTTCACCGTCTTGGTGAGGCTCTCATCCCGGACCTCGGGGGTTGCCGCATCGGTGACCGTCCCATCGACTTCCACATGGACGCGCTCCGTGCGTTCGGTGCGATCGTCGACAAGAGCTACGAGGGTATCCGCCTGACGGCTCCGAACGGTCTCAAGGGCGCCAACATCGAGCTGCCCTACCCGAGTGTCGGCGCGACCGAGCAGGTGCTGCTCACGGCCGTGCTGGCCGAGGGTGTCACCGAGCTCAAGAACGCGGCCATCGAGCCCGAGATCATGGACCTCATCGCGATCCTGCAGAAGATGGGCGCGATCATCAATGTCGAGCCCAACCGCGTGATCTTCATCGAGGGTGTTGAGAAGCTCCAGGGCTACACGCACCGTGCGCTGTTCGACCGCAACGAGGCCGCGAGCTGGGCTTCTGCCGCTCTCGCGACCGGTGGCGACATCTTCGTCGCCGGCGCCAAGCAGCAGGAACTCATGACGTTCCTCAACATCTACCGCAAGGTGGGTGGCGCGTTCGACATCCAGGAGGACGGCATCCGCTTCTGGCACCCGGGTGGTGTGCTCAAGCCCGTCGTCGTCGAGACGGACGTGCACCCCGGTTTCATGACGGACTGGCAGCAGCCCCTCATCGTCGCGCTCACGCAGGCGGAGGGACGCAGTGTCGTCCACGAGACGGTGTACGAGAACCGCTTTGGCTTCACCGACGCACTCATCGAGATGGGTGCCGACATCGTCGTGCACAAGGACGGCCTCGAGTCGGTCACCCGCCGTGTTCCGCGTCGTCCGCTCGAGCAGGCGGCCGTGATCGTCGGTCCGACCCCCCTTCACGGTGCGGATGTCGAGATCCCCGACCTGCGCGGTGGTTTCAGCCACCTCATCGCAGCGCTCACGGCCGAGGGCCAGTCGCGTGTGACCAACATCGGCATCATCAGCCGTGGTTACGAGCACTTCATCGACAAGCTGTCGGAGCTCGGTGCCGACTTCGTCTACGAGGGCTAA